From Diospyros lotus cultivar Yz01 chromosome 4, ASM1463336v1, whole genome shotgun sequence, a single genomic window includes:
- the LOC127799698 gene encoding uncharacterized protein LOC127799698, with product MRGRESKAPLPPPAPADLLVCFPPKAHFTLMPKPIRSPVRPSQPAIAKRHHFLKKLRSNGSIIGSDDIADEPTSPRVTCAGQIKVARRKPPSCKTWQSVMEEIERLHDNHTKSKKRPTWVESLGFKRDTAQFLACLERVRLDFRCFGSFSEADVASDDGEEVGIGDDGDDNRQVYDGNDDSSRAVFSKWLMLLQEDDELNHTLANGENYGKSEKAGEEEEPLHREIDKTGAPPPNALLLMRCRSAPAESRELEEDEEEIPSSMLATEEEKGNSGNKSLELLMRFDGIQEFCKISTEIAKETWVGGGGGGGGGDFPFSRN from the exons atgagaggaagagaaagcaAAGCTCCGCTTCCTCCTCCAGCCCCGGCGGATCTATTGGTCTGTTTCCCTCCCAAAGCCCACTTCACTCTTATGCCGAAGCCCATCCGCAGCCCTGTGCGGCCCTCTCAACCCGCCATTGCCAAGCGCCACCACTTCCTCAAGAAACTAAGAAGCAACGGCTCTATCATAGGCTCCGACGACATCGCCGACGAGCCGACGTCGCCTAGAGTCACCTGCGCCGGCCAGATCAAAGTAGCCCGGCGTAAACCCCCTTCATGCAAGACCTGGCAGTCTGTCATGGAAGAGATTGAAAGGCTACACGATAATCACACCAAATCCAAGAAGCGACCCACTTGGGTTGAATCTCTCGGATTCAAGAGAGATACAGCCCAGTTCTTGGCTTGTTTGGAGAGG GTAAGACTTGATTTCCGATGCTTCGGATCCTTTTCTGAGGCGGACGTGGCTTCTGATGACGGAGAGGAAGTTGGTATTGGAGATGATGGTGATGACAATCGTCAAGTTTACGATGGAAATGACGATTCTTCAAGAGCCGTCTTCTCCAAATGGCTCATGCTTCTGCAAGAAGATGATGAACTAAACCATACACTCGCCAATGGCGAGAATTACGGAAAGAGTGAGAAAGCTGGCGAGGAAGAAGAGCCTCTTCATCGAGAAATAGATAAAACAGGAGCTCCACCCCCAAACGCTCTACTACTCATGCGCTGCAGATCTGCCCCAGCTGAAAGcagagaattagaagaagatgaagaagagataCCCAGCAGCATGTTGGCAAcggaagaagagaagggaaatAGTGGTAATAAGAGCTTGGAACTGTTGATGAGATTTGATGGAATACAAGAATTCTGCAAAATTTCAACTGAAATTGCAAAGGAAACATgggttggtggtggtggtggtggtggtggtggtgatttTCCATTCTCAAGGAATTAA
- the LOC127798784 gene encoding uncharacterized protein LOC127798784, protein MDSGNSGSTQSSSGGDDEFDSRPPPPTETLSPFFNPSLNFPSISNHPPPRPQPAQPQQHRLLPPTTMFEPSPPNLGPFPNANSPYNLDFIWSRSEPRSESNYTNLENFTGFSSSSQALLAPGQGSLIPSSSSTAPPPHGDGNGTKAAQRSDQTHVAKTNRKRTRASRRAPTTVLTTDTSNFRQMVQEFTGIPAPPFASSPYGHRFDLFGGGSGLKSASHLETLGSLFPFRPSAHKVQSPSPSSLLNSSLVDPSNIANPNINNTTIATSMAGPSNASNTYQLQAASDHLGFLSKQPQNLLNLQNPTLSFQNLKYPLTNPPIFNSKPQENSSIIPSLDVLGMSHEHVGPNLGGFSSHGSSERAQHQQQFGYGHNGGGDTENFKLNCSASTSEFHPEKGLENASSRSEGTVNPWICPSN, encoded by the coding sequence ATGGATTCTGGCAACAGTGGCAGCACCCAATCTTCAAGCGGCGGTGACGACGAGTTTGATTCAAGGCCGCCGCCGCCAACGGAGACCCTCTCGCCTTTCTTCAACCCTTCACTCAACTTTCCCTCCATCTCCAACCACCCACCACCACGCCCCCAGCCGGCGCAGCCGCAGCAGCACCGGCTTCTCCCCCCAACTACCATGTTCGAACCTTCCCCGCCAAATCTTGGTCCCTTCCCAAATGCAAATTCCCCCTACAATCTTGATTTTATTTGGTCTAGATCAGAACCAAGATCCGAATCCAATTACACCAACCTTGAGAACTTCACCGGCTTCTCATCGTCAAGCCAAGCTCTCTTAGCCCCCGGTCAAGGCTCATTAATTCCAAGCTCATCGTCCACGGCGCCGCCTCCGCATGGAGATGGAAATGGCACAAAAGCGGCGCAGAGGTCCGACCAAACCCACGTGGCCAAGACCAATAGGAAGCGGACCAGAGCCTCACGGCGGGCCCCTACCACCGTTCTCACCACCGACACGTCGAATTTCCGGCAAATGGTGCAGGAGTTCACCGGTATTCCGGCGCCGCCCTTCGCGTCCTCGCCGTACGGCCACCGTTTTGATCTGTTCGGCGGCGGGTCGGGCCTGAAATCTGCAAGTCACCTGGAAACACTCGGATCTCTTTTCCCTTTCAGGCCATCGGCTCACAAGGTTCAATCTCCGTCTCCTTCTTCATTGTTGAACTCTTCCTTGGTTGATCCAAGCAATATTGCTAACCCCAATATTAACAATACTACTATTGCCACGTCCATGGCTGGACCGTCAAATGCTTCAAATACCTACCAACTTCAAGCAGCTTCAGATCATCTAGGTTTCCTTTCCAAGCAACCTCAAAATCTGCTAAACTTGcaaaacccaactctatcattCCAGAATCTGAAGTACCCACTAACAAATCCTCCCATTTTCAACTCCAAGCCTCAAGAAAACTCATCAATTATCCCTTCCCTAGATGTACTGGGAATGAGCCATGAACATGTGGGCCCAAATCTCGGTGGGTTTTCCAGCCATGGAAGTTCGGAAAGAGCTCAACATCAGCAACAGTTTGGGTATGGCCATAATGGAGGTGGTGACACAGAAAATTTTAAGCTCAACTGCTCAGCATCTACTTCAGAATTCCACCCTGAAAAGGGTTTGGAAAATGCTTCCTCAAGGAGTGAAGGTACTGTGAATCCATGGATTTGTCCTTCTAATTAG